Proteins encoded in a region of the Planococcus citri chromosome 1, ihPlaCitr1.1, whole genome shotgun sequence genome:
- the LOC135842228 gene encoding uncharacterized protein LOC135842228, translated as MKLLWLELKKIAAQLRGSGKIFGYESTVANQLYLLYCFAGHIYFTDKVHKRVKYFWYGIVSYQLLYSSVISLEYLCLERKTDLMVKLHVLNFACMINTAAIIFPLIVYLCGDRIEALIQHVDDILMLDLGSGLKQKKIIADAKKYFALYLIPSAISYLVLTFASVPDVVLFYEEEKLSNSLYYAFPPPLIQKYTSMWLYLIATGIIFIVYALTLAQAWSSLGFVLYCSIIVCVQLTSTKNFLRSRTRDLNVYTDDQVKHSADWNGMFNCMLEHGILEFQQVTRMINYLRKLFEGIGTMLVINGLWIGMILLYTYLTNELLPVTKLKFLAGCMGTVIAVFLFYWAGQNLNNSVSEVTLAVYFTPWYRSVKVRKIVYIFLGQTQSIKNFAVFKVHGMQLNNIARYLHGQMSYTHVLRKLTMK; from the exons atgaagcttttgtggctagaattgaagaaaatcgCGGCACAGTTGCGAGGATCAGGGAAGATATTCGGTTACGAGAGCACAGTGGCGAATCAGCTTTACTTATTGTATTGTTTCGCGGGTCACATTTATTTCACAGATAAGGTTCATAAacgagtgaaatatttttggtacgGTATTGTGTCATACCAATTGCTATATTCGTCAGTGATCAGTTTGGAGTACTTGTGTTTAGAAAGAAAAACTGATCTGATGGTGAAACTGCATGTTCTGAATTTTGCGTGTATGATTAACACGGCAGCAATAATTTTTCCACTCATCGTGTACTTGTGCGGGGATCGAATCGAAGCATTGATTCAACACgttgatgatattttaatgCTCGACTTAGGATCAGGCctcaagcagaaaaaaattatcgcagaTGCGAAAAAATATTTCGCGCTGTATCTAATACCCTCCGCCATTAGTTACTTAGTGTTAACATTTGCAAGCGTTCCTGACGTTGTACTATTTTACGAAGAAGAGAAATTAAGCAATAGTCTTTACTATGCGTTTCCTCCACCATtgattcaaaaatacaccagcaTGTGGTTGTATTTAATCGCGACTGGTATTATATTCATTGTGTATGCACTTACGCTGGCACAAGCGTGGTCCAGTCTTGGCTTCGTTTTGTATTGTAGTATCATTGTTTGCGTCCAGTTGACCAGTACAAAGAATTTTTTGCGTTCTAGAACTCGCGATTTGAATGTTTACACGGACGATCAAGTGAAACACTCGGCTGATTGGAACGGAATGTTCAATTGCATGTTAGAACATGGCATTTTAGAATTCCAACAGGTTACtcg CATGATTAATTATTTGAGAAAGTTATTCGAAGGCATTGGAACCATGCTCGTTATAAATGGGCTTTGGATTGGCATGATTTTACTCTACACTTATTTAACA AATGAGTTGTTACCAgtgacgaaattgaaatttttggcaggtTGCATGGGGACTGTTATCGCCGTATTTTTATTCTATTGGGCCGggcaaaatttgaacaactcG GTATCTGAGGTAACTCTGGCAGTCTATTTTACTCCGTGGTATCGGTCGGTAAAAGTACGAAAAATCGTGTACATTTTCTTGGGTCAAACACAGTCGATAAAGAATTTCGCAGTTTTCAAAGTTCATGGAATGCAGCTGAATAATATTGCACGATATTTGCATGGTCAAATGTCATACACCCATGTTTTGCGTAAACTaacaatgaaataa